One genomic window of Paenisporosarcina antarctica includes the following:
- a CDS encoding PIN/TRAM domain-containing protein, whose protein sequence is MLKWVIRITFILIGGTLGLLLLPQLYELINLSSNPWLNNPYVSVLIGAVLLFVLAMLMTDYLIEFLKWMEDRLLNAPIGDLMFGTLGLVIGLSVAFLLSFAVDSIQLPVINSILPVLLTIILGYLGFQVGFKKRDEISQMFTASRAIVDKKKQDDNNPQALQQSSYKLLDTSVIIDGRISDISATGFIEGVLVVPQFVLTELQHIADSSDTLKRTRGRRGLDILKRLQTERASALLITEEDFDEVQEVDLKLMRLAKKMGGVVVTNDFNLNKVCALHQVPVLNINDLANAVKPIVIPGENMHIVVIKDGKEQNQGVAYLDDGTMIVVEDGRANIGQAIDVVVTSVLQTSAGRMIFAKRK, encoded by the coding sequence GTGTTAAAGTGGGTTATTCGAATTACATTTATCTTAATTGGTGGAACGCTCGGGTTACTTTTATTACCGCAATTATACGAACTTATTAATTTATCCTCTAACCCGTGGTTGAACAATCCCTATGTGTCTGTTTTAATAGGGGCCGTTCTTTTGTTTGTCCTTGCAATGTTGATGACTGATTACCTTATTGAGTTTTTAAAATGGATGGAAGATCGATTACTGAATGCGCCTATCGGTGATTTAATGTTTGGAACACTCGGTCTGGTTATTGGGCTCAGTGTCGCATTTCTCCTGAGTTTTGCTGTGGATTCGATTCAATTACCGGTAATTAATTCTATTTTACCCGTATTATTAACGATTATTTTAGGTTATCTTGGTTTTCAAGTCGGCTTTAAAAAGCGTGATGAGATTTCACAAATGTTTACTGCGAGCAGAGCTATTGTAGATAAGAAGAAACAAGACGATAATAATCCTCAAGCGCTTCAACAATCATCTTATAAATTACTAGATACAAGTGTTATTATTGACGGCCGGATTTCGGATATTTCGGCAACCGGATTTATTGAAGGGGTGCTTGTCGTTCCTCAGTTTGTCTTGACTGAACTGCAACATATCGCCGACTCCTCTGATACGTTAAAACGTACGCGTGGGCGCCGTGGTCTTGACATATTAAAGCGACTTCAAACGGAGCGCGCTTCAGCTTTATTGATTACGGAAGAAGATTTTGATGAAGTTCAAGAAGTGGATTTAAAACTAATGCGCCTTGCCAAGAAGATGGGCGGCGTGGTGGTAACGAATGATTTTAACTTAAATAAGGTGTGTGCGTTACATCAAGTACCGGTGTTAAATATTAACGATCTTGCGAATGCGGTGAAGCCAATCGTCATTCCGGGAGAAAATATGCATATTGTGGTCATTAAAGATGGTAAAGAACAAAATCAGGGCGTCGCCTACTTAGATGATGGCACGATGATTGTCGTAGAGGATGGCAGAGCCAATATTGGACAAGCCATTGATGTCGTTGTCACAAGTGTTCTCCAGACATCTGCAGGACGTATGATCTTTGCAAAAAGGAAGTAA
- the ispD gene encoding 2-C-methyl-D-erythritol 4-phosphate cytidylyltransferase: MKYIVVLPAAGSGKRMKAGHNKLFLTLRGKPILIHTLDVFEQDPNCMAIWLAVKPEERTIIQNMLHNYHITKVKGMPAGGDERQHSVYACVLAADATTGLILVHDAARPFIEPSVITKLTLRAYETGAAIAGVKAKDTMKRVRNHIIEETLDREQLWMIQTPQAFRASILIKAQQQAAQDGFLGTDEAMLVERLNIAVHVVESTYDNVKMTTQEDLLIGEAILQKRQQEEN, encoded by the coding sequence ATGAAGTATATCGTTGTATTACCAGCTGCAGGTAGCGGCAAGAGAATGAAGGCTGGGCATAATAAATTATTTCTAACATTACGTGGTAAACCAATTTTAATTCATACGCTAGATGTCTTTGAACAAGATCCTAATTGCATGGCCATTTGGCTCGCAGTAAAACCTGAAGAGCGCACAATCATTCAGAACATGTTGCACAACTATCACATCACGAAGGTAAAAGGTATGCCTGCAGGTGGCGATGAACGTCAGCATAGTGTGTATGCTTGCGTTCTAGCAGCTGATGCTACGACGGGATTAATTCTCGTCCACGATGCAGCAAGGCCTTTCATAGAACCATCTGTTATTACTAAGTTAACACTTAGAGCATATGAAACCGGTGCAGCCATAGCGGGTGTGAAAGCGAAAGATACCATGAAACGAGTGCGTAATCACATTATCGAAGAAACGCTAGACCGTGAACAATTATGGATGATCCAAACACCACAAGCATTCCGTGCTAGCATATTGATAAAAGCGCAGCAACAAGCTGCGCAAGATGGTTTCCTTGGAACCGATGAAGCCATGCTTGTCGAGCGACTGAACATTGCGGTGCATGTAGTGGAAAGTACGTATGACAATGTGAAAATGACGACACAAGAGGATTTATTAATTGGTGAAGCCATCTTACAAAAAAGACAGCAGGAGGAAAACTAA